One genomic window of Gossypium hirsutum isolate 1008001.06 chromosome D11, Gossypium_hirsutum_v2.1, whole genome shotgun sequence includes the following:
- the LOC107911669 gene encoding ankyrin repeat-containing protein C6C3.08-like has translation MMKNLSNSSHSTDFQHFLSIFLPFFNPFCFIISCSFSRSLVMSGGDIHAAARSSDLSKLQSILASNPLAVNSRDKHSRTPLHLAVWARQVQVVSYLCKQKADVGAAAMDGMGAIHFVAQKGHLEVV, from the exons atGATGAAAAATCTTTCCAATTCCTCCCATTCCACTGATTTCCAGCACTTCCTCTCCATTTTCTTACCTTTCTTCAATCCTTTTTGTTTCATCATTTCCTGCAGTTT TTCCAGATCCTTGGTTATGAGCGGCGGAGATATACACGCAGCGGCGAGGTCCAGTGACCTTTCAAAACTTCAATCAATTCTGGCGTCTAACCCTTTGGCCGTTAATTCCCGAGATAAGCACTCCAGAACTCC ACTACATTTAGCAGTATGGGCCAGACAAGTGCAGGTAGTGAGTTATCTTTGCAAGCAAAAGGCTGATGTTGGTGCTGCTGCCATGGATGGCATGGGTGCGATTCATTTTGTAGCGCAGAAAGGACATCTAGAGGTTGTCTGA